In Saccharomyces eubayanus strain FM1318 chromosome XIII, whole genome shotgun sequence, one DNA window encodes the following:
- the SIP5 gene encoding Sip5p: protein MGNVPGKLDQEDGYNDSRPNSSNNVTSLSTDKQYDDEMSSRARTRHTTSLVNNILSGNNTRSRASSNISGTSRRKTSREKELAKEAHAKQLVVRCNETVDGGFLAPFGCYSFEKLDYDTTVIKDLITKRKLAPFYTPLQDFDESWTRDELIKIVDGLPLHDTFDEKLEEFEDVPIGNLRKPTYNDLIDKSLSKKEQRRMHAKIFRARLYKKRILWQENENESFLEKKLELRQLGDNTNSVGDGNSSCLKTNYHLPSDDLKYTLYKNGSECPICFLYFPEPFNYSKCCQQPICTECFVQIKRAEPHFPHDEVDPTNPPTNDSEKDPNLLTSEPANCPYCATADFSITYQPPTNRKTGLGGISPDTYVYMASNTEKTNANQLPSSVITSDTIRPSWETRLNKERSRLVRRSANATAIHISNRLIDPNHSSRRSTGPSGTPIQEESTSNSRSPEPTINEIEDQMVREAIRLSLEDQDNQKKSKNKSILRP from the coding sequence ATGGGTAACGTACCAGGGAAACTTGATCAAGAAGACGGCTATAATGATTCTAGACCGAATTCATCGAATAACGTTACATCGCTCAGTACCGACAAACAATATGACGATGAGATGTCTTCCCGGGCTAGGACAAGACACACAACGTCTTTGGTCAATAACATTTTGAGTGGCAACAATACCCGTTCAAGAGCTAGCTCAAATATATCTGGTACTAGTAGAAGAAAGACATCACGAGAAAAGGAGCTAGCTAAAGAAGCACACGCCAAGCAATTGGTCGTAAGGTGTAATGAAACCGTGGACGGTGGATTTTTAGCCCCATTTGGTTgctattcttttgaaaaattagacTATGACACGACCGTTATTAAAGACTTaataaccaaaagaaaattagcACCCTTTTACACTCCCCTACAGGATTTCGATGAAAGTTGGACTAGAGACGAGTTAATAAAGATAGTTGACGGATTGCCATTACACGATACgtttgatgaaaaattggaagagTTTGAAGATGTACCGATAGGTAATTTGAGGAAGCCTACATATAATGATCTAATAGATAAATCTTTGTCCAAAAAGGAACAGAGGAGAATGCATGCGAAAATTTTTAGAGCAAggttatataaaaaaagaattctatggcaagaaaacgaaaatgagTCGTTTCTAGAGAAAAAGTTAGAGTTGAGACAGCTTGGCGATAATACTAATAGCGTTGGTGATGGCAATAGTAGCTGtctgaaaacaaattatCATCTGCCCTCAGATGATTTAAAGTATACGCTTTACAAAAATGGATCAGAATGTCcgatttgttttctttatttccCTGAACCCTTCAACTACTCTAAATGCTGTCAACAACCTATTTGTACCGAATGTTTCGTGCAAATCAAGAGAGCTGAACCTCATTTCCCTCATGATGAAGTAGACCCTACTAATCCACCAACAAATGACAGTGAAAAGGACCCTAATCTTCTAACTTCCGAACCAGCAAATTGTCCTTATTGTGCAACTGCCGATTTTAGCATCACTTATCAGCCTCCCACAAATCGTAAAACTGGACTCGGTGGTATATCCCCTGATACTTACGTGTATATGGCCTCCAATACAGAGAAAACGAACGCCAACCAGTTGCCTTCTTCGGTGATCACTTCAGATACTATTCGTCCAAGTTGGGAAACTAGACTAAATAAGGAAAGGTCTAGACTGGTAAGAAGGTCCGCCAACGCTACTGCCATACATATAAGCAATAGACTGATTGATCCAAATCATagttcaagaagaagtacGGGTCCTAGTGGAACGCctattcaagaagaaagtacatcaaattcaagatCACCTGAACCGACAATAAATGAAATCGAAGACCAAATGGTCAGAGAGGCTATCAGATTAAGTCTCGAAGACCAAgataaccaaaaaaagtcaaagaaTAAATCTATTTTACGACCATAG
- the FDO1 gene encoding Fdo1p — protein MKENKLGGDKPIQLASWSEKMVSSENSGSDVQVVIQKASKLIQHLNNIGLMSPREDEHSQSASSQETLSIDNEPREQDDSGLLQANKNGLKKGVDVHSGLEDSTYVEENMLNVLQSLVSHINQAINQIQQLKFKNMILASNENNLQSRHEVEDNLQKQQFERMKCQFLLEHKSLKDQLRKRDNKIVKYKQKIIEKNKKLNNLAKVLNQHAISDTSQIDSFSSSIKKTPSVTTTPQEMKPDMLNTLGILATHVLKDEIDDDSGNQTILQLAAGSISNDCNTTELEITCSPEARKTIVHNRPSIKVGLVQDSHENKTLRLPKMKSFSTIDGTIKDIN, from the coding sequence atgaaagaaaataagctTGGCGGAGACAAACCGATTCAACTGGCTTCCTGGTCGGAAAAAATGGTGTCTTCGGAAAACAGTGGCAGTGATGTACAGGTCGTTATTCAGAAAGCTTCGAAGCTAATCCAACACTTGAATAATATCGGGTTGATGAGTCCAAGAGAAGACGAGCATTCACAGTCTGCGTCTTCGCAAGAGACACTAAGTATTGATAATGAGCCTCGTGAACAAGACGATTCGGGTCTTCTTcaagcaaacaaaaatggcttAAAAAAAGGAGTCGACGTACATTCTGGATTAGAGGATTCCACGTATGTTGAGGAAAACATGTTGAACGTTTTACAGTCATTAGTTTCGCACATAAATCAAGCTATCAACCAAATACAACAATTaaagttcaaaaatatgattCTTGCTTCGAATGAGAATAACCTGCAATCAAGGCATGAAGTGGAAGATAATCTTCAGAaacaacaatttgaaagaatgaagTGCCAATTCCTATTAGAACATAAAAGCCTGAAAGATCAATTACGAAAGCGAGACAATAAAATTGTCAAATACAAACAGAAAATCATtgagaaaaacaagaagctAAACAACCTAGCTAAGGTCCTCAATCAACATGCTATATCAGACACATCGCAAATAGATAGTTTTAGTAGCTCGATAAAGAAAACGCCCTCAGTCACAACCACGCCACAAGAAATGAAACCGGATATGTTAAACACTTTAGGAATATTGGCCACACATGTCTTGAAAGACGAAATCGATGATGATTCTGGAAATCAAACGATTTTACAACTAGCAGCAGGAAGTATAAGTAATGATTGTAACACTACGGAATTGGAAATTACGTGCAGCCCTGAGGCGAGGAAAACTATCGTACACAATCGGCCAAGTATTAAAGTTGGGCTGGTTCAGGATTCTCATGAAAATAAGACTCTTCGATTGCCTAAGATGAAAAGTTTCAGTACCATTGATGGTACTATAAAGGATATTAACTGA
- the NDE1 gene encoding NADH-ubiquinone reductase (H(+)-translocating) NDE1, translating into MIRQSLMKTVWANSSRFSLHGKSGLVACTKSRSFSSARNLLQDKKVILQKVAPTTSVVAKQSFFRRSGKFTLKLLLYSALAGTAYVSYSLYREANPSAQIPQSDTFPNGSKRKTLIILGSGWGSVSLLKNLDTSLYNVIVVSPRNYFLFTPLLPSTPVGTIELKSIVEPVRTIARRSHGEVHYYEAEAYDVDPEKKTIKVKSSAKNNDYDLDLKYDYLVVGVGAQPNTFGTPGVYEYSSFLKEISDAQEIRVKIMSSIEKAASLSPNDPERSRLLSFVVVGGGPTGVEFAAELRDYVDQDLKKWMPELSKEIKVTLVEALPNILNMFDKYLVDYAQDLFKQEKIDLKLKTMVKKVDATTITAKTGENDVESIPYGVLVWATGNAPREVATNLMSKLEEQDSRRGLLIDKKLHLLGAQDSIFAIGDCTFHPGLFPTAQVAHQEGEYLAQCFKKTYKIDQLNWKIANTNDDSEAARLKNQIIKIDSQIEDFKYNHKGALAYIGSDKAIADLAVGEAKYRLAGSFTFLFWKSSYLAMCLSFRNRILVAMDWAKVYFLGRDSSV; encoded by the coding sequence ATGATTAGGCAATCATTAATGAAAACCGTTTGGGCTAACTCCTCTAGGTTTAGTCTACATGGCAAGTCGGGCCTTGTCGCCTGCACCAAAAGCAGATCCTTTAGCAGTGCTAGGAATTTGCTACAGGACAAAAAAGTTATTCTGCAAAAAGTTGCACCCACTACCAGTGTGGTTGCGAAGCAGTCCTTTTTCAGAAGGTCAGGAAAGTTCACTTTGAAGTTGCTGTTGTATTCAGCCTTGGCTGGTACCGCCTACGTCTCCTATTCGCTTTATAGAGAGGCCAATCCCTCCGCACAAATTCCTCAGTCGGACACTTTCCCCAATGGGTCCAAGAGGAAGACATTGATCATCCTGGGCTCCGGCTGGGGATCTGTGtctcttttaaaaaacCTGGACACCTCTTTGTATAATGTCATTGTTGTTTCGCCAAGAAACtatttccttttcactCCGTTATTGCCATCTACCCCAGTGGGTACCATTGAATTGAAATCCATCGTCGAGCCCGTCAGAACCATCGCTAGAAGATCTCATGGTGAAGTCCATTATTACGAAGCCGAGGCTTACGACGTTGACcctgaaaagaaaacaatcaaAGTCAAATCTTCTGCGAAGAACAACGACTACgatttggatttgaaaTACGATTATTTAGTTGTCGGCGTGGGTGCTCAACCAAACACTTTTGGTACCCCAGGTGTTTACGAAtattcttcctttttgaaggaaatcTCCGATGCTCAAGAAATTAGAGTAAAAATCATGTCTAGTATTGAAAAAGCCGCCTCTTTGTCTCCAAACGATCCTGAGAGATCAAGATTATTGAGCTTTGTTGTCGTTGGTGGTGGCCCCACCGGCGTTGAATTTGCCGCTGAACTAAGAGATTACGTTGaccaagatttgaaaaagtggATGCCCGAATTGagtaaagaaatcaaagtcaCTTTGGTGGAAGCTTTgccaaatattttaaacaTGTTCGATAAGTATCTTGTTGATTATGCCCAAGATTTGTTCAAgcaggaaaaaattgacttgaagttgaaaacaATGGTTAAGAAAGTCGATGCTACCACTATAACCGCCAAGACTGGTGAAAATGACGTTGAAAGTATTCCATATGGTGTCTTAGTTTGGGCTACCGGTAATGCTCCAAGAGAAGTCGCTACGAACCTAATGTCCAAACTGGAGGAACAAGATTCCAGACGTGGGTTACTAATAGACAAAAAACTACATCTATTGGGTGCTCAAGACTCTATTTTCGCCATCGGTGATTGTACATTCCACCCCGGTTTATTTCCTACTGCTCAAGTCGCCCATCAAGAGGGTGAATACTTAGCTCAATGTTTCAAGAAGACTTACAAAATCGACCAATTAAACTGGAAAATAGCCAATACTAACGACGATTCAGAAGCCGCTAGATTGAAGAATCAAATAATTAAAATCGACTCCCAAATTGAAGACTTCAAATATAACCACAAGGGTGCCTTGGCCTACATTGGTTCAGATAAAGCCATCGCTGATCTTGCTGTTGGTGAAGCCAAATACAGATTGGCTGGTTCATTCACTTTCTTATTCTGGAAGTCCTCTTATTTAGCAATGTGTTTGTCCTTTAGAAATAGAATCCTTGTCGCTATGGATTGGGCTAAAGTTTATTTCTTGGGTAGAGATTCATCTGTCTGA
- the TIF34 gene encoding translation initiation factor eIF3 subunit i: MKAIKLTGHERPLTQVKFNKEGDLLFSCSKDSSASVWYSLNGERLGTLDGHTGTIWSIDVDRFTKYCVTGSADYSIKLWDVSTGQSIATWKSPVPVKRVEFSPCGNFFLAILDNVMKNPGSINIYEIERDSTTHEMTKVSEEPIHKITTHEGLDAATVAGWSTEGKYIIAGHKDGKVSKYDVTNNYEYVDSIDLHEKSISDMQFSPDLTYFITSSRDTSSFLVDVSTLQVLKKYETDCPLNTAVITPLKEFIILGGGQEAKDVTTTGANEGKFEARFYHKIFEEEIGRVQGHFGPLNTVAVSPQGTSYASGGEDGFIRLHHFEKSYFDFKYDVEKAAEAKEHMQEAN, from the coding sequence ATGAAGGCTATTAAATTGACAGGTCACGAACGTCCATTAACCCAGgtcaaattcaataagGAAGGTGATTTACTATTTTCATGTTCGAAAGATAGTTCAGCCAGTGTTTGGTACTCGCTAAACGGTGAGAGATTGGGTACTTTGGATGGCCATACCGGTACTATCTGGTCTATCGATGTCGACCGCTTCACCAAGTACTGTGTTACAGGGAGTGCTGATTATAGTATTAAATTATGGGATGTATCTACTGGTCAAAGTATTGCCACATGGAAATCGCCTGTTCCTGTGAAGAGAGTAGAATTTTCCCCATGCGGTAACTTCTTCCTGGCTATTTTGGACAACGTCATGAAAAACCCAGGTTCCATTAACATATACGAAATCGAAAGGGACTCCACCACTCATGAAATGACAAAGGTCTCTGAAGAACCAATCCATAAGATCACCACCCATGAAGGCTTGGACGCTGCCACCGTGGCAGGATGGTCCACTGAGGGCAAGTACATCATTGCGGGTCACAAAGATGGTAAGGTCAGTAAATACGATGTGACTAACAACTACGAATACGTGGATTCCATCGACTTGCACGAAAAGTCCATCAGTGACATGCAATTCTCCCCCGACTTAACATATTTCATCACATCATCCAGAGACACCAGCTCGTTCTTGGTCGACGTGTCCACCCTACAAGTCCTGAAGAAATACGAAACGGATTGTCCATTAAACACCGCTGTCATCACACCACTGAAGGAATTTATCATTCTCGGCGGTGGTCAAGAAGCCAAGGATGTCACCACCACCGGCGCCAACGAAGGTAAGTTCGAAGCCAGATTCTACCACAAGATCTTCGAAGAAGAGATCGGCAGAGTGCAAGGCCATTTCGGTCCCTTGAACACCGTCGCAGTCAGTCCACAGGGCACAAGTTACGCCTCCGGTGGGGAAGATGGGTTCATACGTCTACATCACTTCGAAAAATCGTACTTCGATTTCAAATACGATGTAGAGAAGGCTGCCGAGGCCAAGGAACACATGCAAGAAGCTAattga
- a CDS encoding OSW5-like protein, with the protein MVSVATFFFFVYLLLFVVIGFFSSLFIIPLLGISFVFAIGVVSFGFCSNMSFKMAQLVYIRADAFLKKVLDRMASQTQPTQPQEPQEPQELPATLRPVSNPTIPSPLRQTARPSKFVTEEDVIFEPVSAQSAIARSLETTAKKAGNRFQLS; encoded by the coding sequence ATGGTTTCCGTCGctacatttttctttttcgtctACTTACTACTATTTGTAGTGATCGGGTTTTTCTCCTCATTGTTCATAATTCCCTTACTAGGCATATCATTTGTATTTGCTATCGGTGTGGTATCGTTTGGCTTCTGCAGCAATATGAGTTTCAAAATGGCGCAACTTGTATACATTCGAGCAGATGccttcttgaaaaaagtactAGATAGAATGGCTTCACAAACACAACCCACACAACCACAAGAGCCACAAGAACCACAAGAGCTACCAGCAACACTAAGGCCAGTAAGCAATCCAACGATTCCAAGCCCACTGAGACAAACAGCACGTCCCTCAAAGTTCGtcactgaagaagatgtcATCTTTGAACCCGTTAGCGCTCAAAGCGCCATTGCTCGTTCTTTAGAGACCACCGCTAAAAAAGCGGGTAACAGGTTCCAGCTGTCTTGA
- the SWP1 gene encoding dolichyl-diphosphooligosaccharide-protein glycotransferase: MQFFKQLVVFVACITFALAYVAQDVHISFPTTKGKNSMMIGKISPGLGKDDVAPTSITVDNANEVIEVNFAIDSSDKPFQNSLLVGLPDNNLEMVFEPEIKNNGKLSMYKYKIDLATLDSALLQQAFKSLEPIQATLILASSTAKPKDNLFRRVFQLDLDFEFDHSDLSLAGKFDIQPEIRHVFHTEPKRVAKPIARIFVVIIFFTILSLLVTWVNSCAAAFDNIPTGANVLYFLGFVATIIGFEIIFARYYLGTSIFETLFSSLYLGAPGLLASTKFLRYFGQTI, from the coding sequence atgcaatttttcaaacagcTTGTGGTTTTCGTGGCGTGCATAACCTTTGCCCTCGCTTACGTGGCTCAAGATGTTCATATTTCATTCCCCACTACTAAGGGCAAGAATAGCATGATGATTGGTAAAATCAGCCCCGGGCTCGGAAAGGACGATGTCGCTCCAACATCAATCACAGTAGATAACGCTAATGAAGTCATTGAAGTAAATTTCGCCATTGACTCCAGCGACAAGCCTTTCCAAAACTCCCTATTGGTTGGCCTACCTGATAACAACCTAGAAATGGTTTTTGAACCTGAAATCAAGAATAACGGTAAGTTGTCCATGTACAAGTACAAGATAGATCTAGCCACGTTAGATTCTGCCTTGTTACAACAAGCTTTCAAGTCACTGGAGCCAATACAGGCAACTTTGATCTTAGCATCCTCTACAGCCAAACCAAAAGATAATTTGTTCCGGAGGGTTTTCCAGCTGGACTTGGATTTTGAATTCGATCATTCTGATCTATCTCTCGCTGGCAAGTTCGACATTCAACCTGAAATTCGTCACGTCTTCCACACTGAGCCAAAAAGAGTTGCCAAGCCAATAGCCCGAATTTTCGTTGTgattatcttcttcactatTTTGTCGTTGCTCGTCACCTGGGTGAATTCTTGCGCTGCTGCATTTGATAATATCCCCACTGGCGCCAATGTCCTGTATTTCTTAGGTTTCGTCGCGACTATCATTGGGTTTGAAATTATCTTCGCCAGATATTATTTGGGTACAAGCATTTTCGAAACCttattttcctctttgtACTTGGGCGCCCCAGGCTTGTTGGCGTCTACCAAATTTCTGAGATATTTTGGTCAAACAATCTAA
- the IMP1 gene encoding endopeptidase catalytic subunit IMP1 → MTVGALPIWSKTFSYAIRSLCLLHIIHTYAYEFTETRGESMLPTLSATNDYVHVLKHFQNGKGIKMGDCVVALKPTDPNHRICKRITGMPGDMVLVDPSTKVNHIGDVLVDEERFSTYIKVPEGHVWVTGDNLSHSLDSRTYNALPMGLIMGKIVAANNFDKPFWDSRRNIWGFKWINNAFVDASGESN, encoded by the coding sequence ATGACTGTTGGTGCACTGCCTATTTGGTCAAAGACTTTCTCTTATGCAATTAGATCATTATGCCTGCTGCATATAATACACACGTATGCGTACGAGTTTACTGAGACAAGGGGAGAGTCTATGCTGCCAACGCTATCAGCCACGAATGATTATGTGCATGTCCTGAAGCATTTCCAAAACGGCAAAGGCATAAAGATGGGGGATTGTGTAGTGGCGTTGAAGCCCACCGACCCTAATCATAGAATATGTAAGAGGATTACCGGCATGCCTGGTGACATGGTGCTCGTCGACCCCAGCACCAAAGTAAATCATATCGGGGATGTGTTGGTTGATGAAGAGAGGTTTAGTACTTATATTAAAGTACCCGAGGGCCATGTTTGGGTAACAGGAGATAATCTTTCTCATTCATTAGACTCAAGAACGTACAACGCATTACCCATGGGTTTGATCATGGGGAAGATTGTGGCGGCTAATAATTTTGATAAGCCATTCTGGGATTCAAGACGCAATATTTGGGGGTTTAAATGGATCAACAACGCCTTCGTGGATGCAAGTGGTGAGAGCAATTGA
- the YIM1 gene encoding Yim1p, which produces MSDEVVTNRAVTYANNTTPATITSSKLDLKTCYKNNELVIEVHAAALNPIDFITHQLCNSYIFGNYPKTYSRDYSGVIVKVGKNVDKCWKVGDKVNGVYGHIYGKRGSLSHFLILDPAKNVTITHMVEVPKGENDPYDDFVYAAAWPLTFGTAYSVLHNYKKKWSPDSKVLVIGASTSVSYAFVHIAKNYFNIGTVAGICSKNSIERNKKLGYDYLVPYDEGTIVDNVKALRKSKLENEKFDFIFDSVGNHDFFSVMNQFLKPKADDSFYVTIVGNEKANYENISWKSFISLGSISAALNPFKSFNWRFASPTPSNNFIEVGNEMIKNGTYKPPIDSVYEFEKFQDALDRIKSNKAKGKVIIKMK; this is translated from the coding sequence atgtcgGACGAAGTGGTGACTAATCGAGCTGTTACTTACGCTAACAATACAACACCTGCTACAATTACGTCTTCGAAGCTGGATTTAAAAACCTgttataaaaataatgaacttGTGATCGAGGTCCATGCTGCTGCTTTGAACCCGATTGACTTTATTACTCACCAGCTCTGCAACTCTTATATATTTGGAAACTATCCAAAGACCTACTCAAGGGATTACAGTGGCGTAATAGTTAAGGTGGGCAAAAATGTTGATAAGTGTTGGAAAGTTGGCGACAAGGTGAACGGTGTGTATGGCCATATCTACGGTAAGCGCGGTTCTTTGTCCCATTTTTTAATACTTGACCCTGCTAAAAATGTCACCATCACTCATATGGTAGAGGTTCCTAAGGGCGAAAACGACCCTTATGACGACTTTGTATATGCAGCCGCCTGGCCCTTAACTTTTGGGACTGCTTATTCGGTCTTGCAcaattacaagaaaaaatggagCCCTGATTCAAAGGTCTTGGTCATCGGCGCCTCGACATCCGTGTCATATGCTTTCGTCCATATTGCAAAGAACTACTTTAATATCGGTACTGTAGCTGGTATTTGTAGCAAAAATTCCATTGAACGCAACAAGAAGTTAGGTTATGACTACTTGGTGCCATACGATGAAGGAACCATTGTTGATAACGTCAAGGCAttaagaaaaagcaaattggaaaacgaaaaatttgattttattttcgATTCAGTTGGCAatcatgattttttttctgttatgaaccaatttttgaaacctAAGGCGGATGATTCCTTTTACGTTACCATTGTAGGGAATGAAAAGGCCAATTATGAAAATATATCTTGGAAAAGTTTTATCTCCTTGGGAAGCATATCAGCAGCCCTTAATCCgttcaaaagtttcaacTGGCGTTTTGCTTCGCCAACGCCCTCCAACAACTTCATTGAAGTTGGTAATGAGATGATTAAAAACGGTACCTATAAACCACCTATTGATTCTGTTTACGAGTTCgaaaaattccaagatGCCCTTGACAGAATAAAGTCTAATAAAGCGAAGGGCAAAGTCATCATTAAAATGAAATGA
- the NUP53 gene encoding FG-nucleoporin NUP53: protein MTVLQNPENSSRFTNVSVIAPESQGQQQGQQQQEQQQQPQPQQQQQLLQKQVQDQSQQPQPQKQEQQQEPQKQSTGTLKTLNGFSSVQQPIFTANTPSTPSADLSDNPAWFNNPKKRAIPSSILKRSTGQSLSPVRDTADASVTLSKPNGFNNVTFGSKKDPRIPNNVFQNDGSNNTTNNSHNHDLNAIVFDSNEAPPKASLADWQKEDGILAIDSDNIEDPNLTANMTLDQKLTTPFSPFKQTEKKARLFNLFDKTTKVPPNNEPLNNRLDDITVNNNTEASPDVDNNAVIIFGYPESIANSIILHFANFGEILEDFKIIRDFRKPNLKNKLSSQTHTAQKRPIYTGDGWVKLTYDSQVSKNRALQENGLIMNGTLIGCVSYSRAALKQLASLNNSENITGDITGLESSLSSNGFSNYKQTEGFFENAKTTTATSRARNSEFKVSKNSSSFKNSRKLEIKDGRSLFLRNRGKIHSGVLSSIESDLKKREQEGRHKKGWLNRLNNWLFGWNDL from the coding sequence ATGACAGTCCTCCAAAATCCAGAAAACAGTAGCCGATTTACTAATGTGTCTGTTATTGCACCTGAATCACAAGGGCAACAACAaggacaacaacaacaagaacaacagcaacagccaCAAccgcagcagcagcagcagctgcTGCAAAAGCAGGTGCAGGACCAATCGCAGCAACCGCAACCGCAGAAGCAGGAGCAGCAGCAGGAACCGCAAAAACAGTCAACAGGAACACTTAAGACTTTAAATGGCTTTTCAAGTGTACAGCAACCAATATTCACAGCAAACACACCTTCTACGCCCTCCGCAGATTTGAGCGACAATCCAGCATGGTTCAATaatccaaagaaaagggcTATACCAAGCTCGATACTCAAAAGATCAACCGGCCAGTCTTTGAGCCCGGTACGCGATACTGCAGATGCGTCTGTTACGTTGTCCAAGCCCAACGGGTTCAACAATGTTACATTTGGCTCTAAAAAGGACCCACGTATTCCTAACAAtgtctttcaaaatgacGGCAGTAACAACACCACCAACAACAGTCACAATCACGATTTAAATGCTATAGTTTTTGATTCCAATGAGGCTCCACCCAAAGCTTCTCTGGCGGATTGGCAAAAAGAGGATGGCATACTTGCGATTGATAGTGACAATATCGAAGATCCTAATTTAACTGCCAACATGACACTTGATCAGAAACTAACAACTCCTTTTTCACCCTTCAAGCagacagaaaaaaaagctagATTATTTAACCTGTTCGACAAAACTACAAAAGTGCCACCAAATAATGAGCCACTAAATAACAGATTAGATGATATTACGgttaataataatacagaAGCTTCACCGGATGTAGACAATAATGCAGTTATCATTTTCGGATATCCAGAATCGATTGCTAACTCTATAATTCTCCATTTTGCTAACTTTGGCGAGATCTTAGAAgacttcaaaataataagAGACTTCAGAAaaccaaatttgaaaaataagcTATCTAGTCAAACACACACCGCACAAAAACGTCCCATATACACTGGCGATGGTTGGGTAAAATTGACTTACGATTCTCAAGTTTCTAAAAATCGCGCCCTGCAAGAGAATGGGCTCATAATGAACGGTACATTGATCGGCTGTGTTTCATATAGTCGAGCTGCTCTCAAGCAATTAGCGTCTTTAAACAATTCGGAAAACATAACAGGTGATATTACAGGTCTAGAAAGTAGTTTAAGTTCAAATGGCTTCAGCAACTATAAACAAACAGAAGGATTCTTCGAAAATGCTAAGACAACAACAGCTACTTCTAGAGCTCGTAATTCAGAATTcaaagtttccaaaaattctagttcttttaaaaattcacGTAAACTAGAAATAAAGGATGGTAggtcattatttttgagGAATAGAGGGAAGATTCATAGTGGCGTGTTAAGCTCTATCGAATCcgacttgaaaaaacgGGAACAGGAAGGTAGACATAAGAAAGGCTGGTTAAATAGGTTGAATAATTGGTTATTTGGATGGAATGATCTTTAA